From the Falco biarmicus isolate bFalBia1 chromosome 19, bFalBia1.pri, whole genome shotgun sequence genome, one window contains:
- the FIGNL2 gene encoding LOW QUALITY PROTEIN: fidgetin-like protein 2 (The sequence of the model RefSeq protein was modified relative to this genomic sequence to represent the inferred CDS: deleted 1 base in 1 codon), with protein MHWSPEHAQSLNQWPEQHLDVSSTTSSPAHKSELYPSTRQRFNYAWANDDISALTASNLLKRYAEKYSGVLEAPYERPALSSYGDGAFGPVNGQKGDGEPWPVAHGSDGAYPLTPIHDGLPGAKAVVPPAVPPSGGAIGLGGSPVVSTDPMYPGNSCGGAAAGSGGLGSSQEYPSGYGGTYLPSGYCTQPAAALPPPHPPALHGSGLLQPPHPSPALVPGYGSSGPMYNYAAGSYPPQPGYGTIHPPHPSASYLPSGIAAPTPIPAPPPAARPPGVPAYGYQGAGLAPLAVPPLGTEAAGGLKRKAFDISGGEDEGEGRYRKYSYEQPKSPYPMSDNGECRGNGFGGSAESPQVAFKPGKRPGGAGSAEEHAGKYGGQPMKSLVSPPYGAGDAALRPAEPFEKFSPPLANGERAAEPGPPFPLRLPPKAPVFGSPPVEEQAKNVDPLVLELVNTKIVERGPPVQWTDIAGQVSVKATIEEELVWPILRPGAYTGASRPPRTILLFGPRGTGKTLLSRCISTQLGSTLLKLSGTTLLSTWKAEAEKILQTVFFVASCRQPAVVLITEAESLLVARAGEDGSQVSNLKSQLLSYLDNVATSSEQNVVIIGTTSRPGSMDEASHRRFAKRFYISPPDSIARRQILHHALAQQSSCLSEREMVSLVQHTESFSGGELVQLCQHAGATTLRALPGQLQPTSYQDFEKAFCKVRPAASQKELDLFLEWDKMYGTRH; from the exons ATGCACTGGTCACCAGAGCATGCCCAGTCCCTGAACCAGTGGCCGGAGCAGCACCTCGATGTCTCGTCCACCACCTCCTCGCCAGCCCACAAGTCCGAGCTCTACCCCAGCACCCGCCAGCGCTTCAACTACGCCTGGGCCAACGACGACATCTCTGCGCTCACCGCCTCCAACCTCCTCAAGAGGTACGCCGAGAAGTACTCGGGGGTGCTGGAGGCGCCCTACGAGCGCCCGGCGCTGAGCAGCTACGGGGATGGAGCCTTCGGGCCGGTTAACGGGCAGAAAGGGGACGGGGAGCCCTGGCCAGTGGCCCACGGCTCTGACGGCGCCTACCCCCTGACCCCCATCCACGATGGCCTCCCCGGTGCCAAGGCGGTGGTGCCACCCGCCGTCCCCCCCAGCGGCGGGGCCATCGGGCTGGGCGGCTCCCCGGTGGTGTCCACCGACCCCATGTACCCCGGTAACTCCTGCGGAGGAGCCGCCGCcggctctggcgggctggggTCATCTCAGGAGTACCCCTCAGGCTACGGTGGCACCTACTTGCCCTCTGGCTACTGCACCCAGCCAGCAGCGGCGCTtccccccccgcaccccccagccctccacggctcggggctcctgcagcccccgcaCCCCTCGCCCGCCTTGGTGCCGGGCTACGGCTCCTCCGGCCCCATGTACAACTACGCCGCCGGCAGCTACCCGCCGCAACCGGGCTACGGCACCATCCACCCCCCGCATCCCTCCGCCTCCTACCTGCCCTCCGGCATTGCGGCGCCcacccccatcccagccccgccacccgccgcc cgcccgcccggggtCCCTGCCTATGGCTACCAGGGCGCCGGTTTGGCCCCCCTGGCCGTGCCGCCCCTCGGCACCGAGGCGGCGGGGGGTCTGAAGAGGAAGGCTTTCGACATCTCCGGCGGGGAGGACGAGGGGGAGGGCAGGTATAGGAAATACAGCTACGAGCAGCCAAAGTCCCCCTACCCCATGTCGGACAACGGCGAGTGCCGGGGCAACGGGTTTGGGGGCAGCGCCGAGTCCCCCCAGGTGGCCTTCAAGCCCGGGAAGCGGCCGGGGGGCGCCGGGAGCGCTGAGGAGCACGCTGGCAAGTACGGCGGGCAGCCGATGAAGAGTCTGGTCTCACCACCCTACGGCGCTGGGGATGCTGCGCTGCGGCCGGCAGAGCCCTTCGAGAAGTTCAGCCCCCCCCTCGCCAACGGGGAGCGGGCGGCCGAGCCGGGTCCCCCCTTCCCACTGCGGCTGCCCCCCAAAGCGCCGGTCTTCGGCAGCCCACCGGTAGAGGAGCAAGCCAAGAACGTTGACCCCTTGGTCTTGGAGCTGGTGAACACCAAGATCGTGGAGCGGGGGCCACCCGTGCAGTGGACGGACATCGCCGGGCAGGTCTCTGTGAAGGCCACCATCGAGGAGGAGCTGGTGTGGCCCATCCTGCGTCCCGGCGCCTACACCGGGGCGAGCCGGCCGCCCCGAACCATCCTGCTCTTCGGTCCCCGCGGCACGGGGAAGACCTTGTTGAGCCGCTGCATCTCCACCCAGCTGGGCTCCACCTTGCTGAAGCTCAGCGGGACAACCCTGCTGTCCACCTGGAAAGCCGAAGCCGAGAAGATCCTACAGACCGTCTTCTTCGTGGCCAGCTGCCGGCAGCCCGCCGTGGTGCTCATCACCGAGGCTGAATCCTTGCTGGTGGCTCGGGCTGGTGAGGACGGCAGCCAGGTGAGCAACCTCAAATCCCAGCTCCTTTCCTACCTGGATAACGTGGCTACCTCATCCGAGCAGAACGTGGTCATCATCGGGACCACCTCCCGACCCGGCAGCATGGATGAAGCATCTCACCGCCGCTTCGCCAAGAGGTTCTACATCTCCCCGCCGGACAGCATCGCCCGGCGGCAGATCCTCCATCACGCCTTGGCTCAGCAGAGCTCCTGCTTGAGCGAGCGGGAGATGGTCTCCCTGGTCCAGCACACCGAGAGCTTCTCCGGCGGCGAGCTggtccagctgtgccagcacgCCGGGGCCACCACGCTGCGCGCTTTGCCGGGCCAACTCCAGCCCACCTCCTACCAGGACTTCGAGAAAGCCTTCTGCAAGGTCCGCCCCGCCGCTTCCCAGAAGGAGCTGGACTTGTTCCTGGAGTGGGATAAAATGTACGGCACCCGGCACTGA